From the Methanoculleus caldifontis genome, the window TCATCCGGACGCCCGGCGAGATCCTGATCGTCGATACGGGGGCGGATGCCGGGCAGATGGACCGGATCCTCGAACTCGTGGAGGAGACCATCCGGGAGGCGCCGCGTCCGGTCTTCCTCTTCATCACCCACTGCCACGCCGACCACTGCTACCAGGCCATCCGGGACCGGCGGTTCCGGTCCCTCCCGGACCTCACCGTCGCCGCGGAGGAGGAGGGCGCCCGGGCGCTCGAGTCCGCCGATCCGGCCCGGACGGTCGCGGAGATCATGGGATGGGAGGTCGAACCGCTCCCGGTCGGACTCCCTCTCCTCACCGTCCGCGACCGCGAGGCCCTGGAGGCGGGCGACGGGATCGTCCTTCACCGGCAGCGGATCCCGCTCCGTTCCGGGGATACCCTCCACGTCTATCACACCCCCGGCCACTCGGACGACAGCATCTGCATCCGGTTCGGCGACCTCCTCTTCATCGGCGACCTCCTCTTCGCGACGAGCCCCGGGGTCGCGGGGCTTGTCGGGTGGGACCAGCCGGCGCTGCTCGCGACCGTCGGGAGGGTCCGCTGGATCCTTGCCTGCGAACCGGTGAGCCTCTGCTGTCCCGGCCACGGCCGGTGCGTCCCGGCCGCGGCGATGCCCGCTCTCCTCGACCGGCTCGCGGGGGATGCCGGGAGGCTTTCGGATATCGGCACCTTCGACCGGCAACGGCTCGACGACTCCCTGGAGCACGCCGTCGACCTGCTCCAGGAGGCCAGCCGGATCTTCTCCGTGATCGCAGGAAGGCTCTACGCCCTCGCTTACCGGCTCGACGACCTCGGCGAGGCCGAAGAGGCCCGGCGTTACCTGGACCTCCTTGAGTCCGACCGGATCGACGAGTTCCTGGCGGAGTTCTCGCGGTTCGTCGACGAGTTCCGGGCGGGGGAGAAACTCGAGGTCCAGCTCGTCCTCAAGGCCGTCCAGGTGATCCAGCGGATCGAGGCTCATTTCGCGGGTGACCGGCTCAACCACGTCGTCGACGCATCGCTCCTCCGCCGGGCCGGCCGCCTGCTCACCGACTTCATGAACACGATCATGGGCTACCGGGAGACCGCCTGCCTCTCGGCCGTCGACCTCCCGCCGGTGCTCCGCGACCTGGTTGGCGGGATCTCGACCCCGCCCTTCTCGGACGAGGCGTTCATCGAGGCGGCCGACGACCCGGCAGCATACCGCGACGGGCTCGTCGCCCGGCTCGCCTACCTCCCGCTCTTCGAGGGCGTCGACCTCTCCGTCGAGACCGATGGCCCTCTCCCGCCGGTGCTGGTCGACCGGGAACGGTTCTTCGACGAGGTCGTCGGCGTGCTCGAGGACCTTGCGGCCGCCGGGGCTCGCGAGGTCCGGCTCTCTCTCCGGCAGGAGGGCGACCGCATCGGCCTCCGGGTCCGGGGCCCGGCCCCGCTCTCCGGGCGGAAGCTCCGGTTCTACCGCCGGAAGTTCGGCCTTGCCGGTGCGTCGCTCGATCCCGGCGCGGACGGTGCCGCGCTCCTCCTCCTTCTCCGGCCGGCCGCATCCTGACCCGGACCGTCCGGGGGTAAGCTTCTTACCTCTGGCCCCCGGAGTCAGGGTGATCGTGATGGCGATGCAGCACGTGCCCGGAGTTGACCGCGGCAGGGTCTTTCTGTATGCCCTGAGTACCTGCGGCTGGTGCGCCAGGACAAAGGAATTCCTCACCGACCTCGGCGTCGGGTTCTCGTACGTCTACGTGGACCTCCTCGCGGGCGAGGAGCGTGAGCGGATGATCAGGGAGGTCGAGCGCTGGAACCCGCAGCTCTCGTTCCCGACGGTCGTCGTCAACGACACGAAGGTGATCGTCGGGTTCCGCGAGGACGAGATCCGGGAGGCGGTCGGTGCCTGACACGACGAGCGAGGCGGAGGTGGAGCGGCTCATGCGCGACCTCGACCGCGAGGCGGCGGCCGGCGGCTACCACCTGAACCCCGATAAGGAGTTCACCCGCGGCCTCGTCCGCGGCCTGCTCGCAAACCGGGAGCGTTACGGCTATATCTCCTGCCCGTGCCGCCTCGCTTCCGGGAACCGGGAGGAGGACCTCGACATCATCTGCCCCTGCGACTACCGGGACCCCGACCTCACCGACTACGGGGCCTGCTACTGTGCCCTCTACGTCACCGCCGACGTGGAGGCCGGGGTCCGGGCAGCCGGTCCCGTCCCGGAACGCCGGCCCGGGCCGGCGGAGCGGCAGCGGCAGAAGGAGGAGCGGGCCGCGGTCGGCCGCATCCCGGATGGGCTGAGGTATCCGGTCTGGCGGTGCAGGGTCTGCGGTTACCTCTGCGCGCGAGACGAGCCGCCCGAGACCTGCCCGATCTGCCGGGTCCCCCGCGACCGGTTCGAACGGTTCATCTGAGCCGGGTGAGGAGCGCGTAGACGAGGAACGCGGCGACGATCCCGTTCACGGGAGGGATGCCGGGGATCACGGCGGCGGCAAGGGAGCCTGCGGCGTAGGCGGCAAGCCCGCGCCGGTTGAACCGCGGGACGGCCCCTTCCTCGAACGGCGGGTAGCGGCCCCGGCGGCCGATGAAGAAGTCGGCCATGATCACCCCGCCGAGCGGGGGGATGAGCACTCCCATCGTGACCATGTAGGGGATCAGCCAGTCGTACATGCCGAGCAGGGCGAGCAGGGTCCCGGCTGCGGCGCCGGCGGAGGTGACCAGCCGCCGCCGTTCGGTCCGGAAGAAGTGGCATCCGGCGACCGAGAAGTTGTAGATGGTGTTGTCCTGGGTCGTCCAGATGTTCAAGAAGAGGAGCAGGACGCCGGCCAGGAGAAGGCCCTGGACTGCCAGGACATCGACGATATCGGAGAGGCCGTAGACCGCCGCCCCTATCGCCCCGACGGCGACCATCAGGGTGTTCCCGACCAGGAACGCAAGGAGCACGGAGATGACGGCGGCCCGGCCGGACCCGGCAAAGCGCGTCCAGTTGGCGACCTGGGTGCCGCCGGAGACAAAGGTCCCGACGACGATCGTGAGGGCCTCGGCGACCGTGAGGGTGCCTGCCGCGACCGGAGCCGCCCCGCTCCCGGCGTCCCGGAGGGCGACCGCGACGCTCGCGACGATGAGGAGGAGCATGGCCGGGACCGCGACCCGCGAGAGGGCCGCAAGCCCCCGGTAGCCGATGCATGCCGTCAGGCAGAAGCCGAGGCCGAAGATGGCCATAAGGGGCGCGAGAAACCACGGGTCGAGGCCCAGCAGGCGGCCGAGGACGATCGCGATCGTCGCGGTCCCCCAGGCGTACCAGCCGATCTGGGTGAGGCCGAGGAGCGCGTCCGCCCACCTGCTCCCGATATCCCCGAAGGCGAACCGGGCGGAGAGGACGGTGGAGAGGCCGCTCCTGTAGCCGACGTAGCCGAGGCCGGCGACATACGCGGCGAGGATCGCGTTCCCGCAGAGGATGATCGCCGCAAGGTCGGGCCAGAGCGGGAACGCGGCTCCGAGACTCGCGCCGCCCCAGATCGTGGCGGAGAAGAAGGTGAAGCCGAGCAGCACCAGGGTCACCGGCCAGAACCCCTGCCGGGCCTCGTCGGGGACGGCGGAGAGCGGGTAGTCCTCCGTGCCGCTCCGGCCTGCCTCCTCGCCGCCTCCCTCCGCCCGGATCACTGCTGTCTCGCCGATGGCAGGAGGTTCTACTGCCTTAGACTAATGCGTTCCGGTCCACTGCCCGCAGGATGCGCGTTTTCCCTTGAAAAATCCAACCCGGGCTGTTCTGGCGATCCAAGGTGTCATATACCGGCCCCGTCGATTCTCCTGTATGCCGAGCGTGCGGATCAACGACGGAGATCTCCCCTCCGGGAGCGGCGTGGAGGGAGGAAGGAAGAAGAAGGGCGACGATACCCCGGCGCCCGACCGCCGGGAGCCCGGAACGGCGACGGAGAAGGTGGAGCGGGACCCCGCGAAATCGCGGCACACGAGGCCCCGTATCGGGGGCGACGACAGCGGTGCCGATATCTTCTATACCGGGACGAAATAAGTCATTTGAGCACCCGGAGGTCTGCCGCGGAGGAGACGACCACCTCCCGTTTCCCGCGGTAGGTCTGCACGACGCCGTAAAGGGTTACGTTCTCGTCTTTTGCAAGTTCGAGGCCGGCGGCGACGTTCTGCGCCAGGAAGACCGGGGTGCCGTTGACGGTGAGGATCAGGTGCCCCCCGGCCGAGGTCTCCGCGACCCCCTCGATCCTCCCCTCGAGGACGACGAGGGCCCCGTCCGGGACCTCCACGGAGTACGGGACGGCGAAGAGCGGCCGGCCGGCGGCATCAAAGAGGAGATGCCCCGCAAGCACGATCCCGACGACGCAGACGAGGACAAGAAGCGCCGTTTTCTCCTGCCACTCAAGCATACGTACCCGATGGGCCCGGGAGGTTATAACTACCGTCAGTTTGATATGTTAACACCGTTAACTATCCTGCATGGATGATGTGAACCTTCCCCCCTCCTCGAAGAAGATCCTCCTGCTGCTCGAGGACGGGGGTGCCCTGACCCACAAGGAACTCGTCCGCCTCAGCAGCCTCGCACCCCGCACCGTCCGCTACGCCTTAAAGAGGCTGAAGGACAACGATATGATCGTGGAGAAGTTCAACTTCCGCGACGCCCGGCAGATCCTCTACGAGTACAAGGACTCCCGGCTGGTGCCCGTGCAATGACCGAACCTCCCTCCTGCGACATCATGCGCTGCGACACCCTCGCGCGGATGCCCCTTCCCCAGATGCGCGCGGAGATGGTCTACCGGCTCGTGAACGAGCGCGGGATCAGCCAGAGCGAGGCCTCCAAGCGCCTCGGCATCAGCAGGGCCGCGATCTCCCAGTATATGAGCCGGAAACGCGGCTTTTCCCGGCAGGACTTCCCCGGCGACCTCGATACGGTCATCGAGCGCTGGGTCTCCGCGGTCGCCTCAGGCGAGGGGACGATCACCATCTGCGACGTCTGCCGCTCCACCGACCTTCCGGGCCGCCGATAGCGTCAGGTGCGTCGGCGCCGGTAGAGGTAGAGCACGGCGAGACCGATGAGGATACAGGCCGCCGCCATCAGTTTGAGCCGGTCGAGTCCCCCGACCCTGCCGGTCCCCGCCTCTCCTGCGGCGTCCCAGTCGTCCTCAAAGACCTCTGCGTAATAGGCGGCGATCCCCGGGTGCTCGATGATCACGCCCGCCTCCCGGTTGAACGCCGGCGAGTTGGCGTTCCAGTTGACGCTGCTGACGAGGACCGCTTTTTCGTCGACGACGACGCCCTTGTTATGGATCTTGGCGAGGTTGTTCGCCTCCAGATCCGCGAGCCGGGCCTCGAGCGGCAGCCCTTCGGCCGCGGCGATCCGGTTGATGAGCCCGACCATCTCGTCGTTGTCCGCATCGTCCGCGGTGTTGAACCAGGCGGCGTCGAGGAGGACCCTGACCGCGACGCCTCGCCGTGAGGCGTCGATCGCGGCCGCGAGGTAGGGGTTGAGTTCGTACGTGGTCTCGTTCGTGATGTAGGCCTGCTCGATCGCGATGCTCTCCTCTGCCCCCTCGATCAGGTCGAGGATGAGAGCGCTCGTGTCGGGGGAGAGGACCGGGGTCACCCGCGCCCCCTCCGCGCGGCAGGCGGCGAACTCCACCGTGTAGGCGGGCGCCCAGGGCGTGCGGAGCTCCGCTTCCGTCCCCCTGAACGGAACGATGTCCCTGCCTGCGGCGTCGGAGAGGAAGACGTCACGGAAGTAGGCGGCGAGCCCGGCGTCCTCGAGGCAGGCGCCCCACCCGCGGTTGCCCTGCAGCCCCGGCACCGGGTAGCCGCCGGGCTTGAAGTTCTCGCTCCCGATGAGGACCAGCCTCCGGTCGATGACGAGGTACTTCGCGTGGTCGTAGCGGTACCGCGCGTGGGCCGCATCCGTCGTCTCCATCGAGAGGACGACGATCCCGCTCCGGTTGAGGGCGCCCGCGACCGCCCGCCCCTCGGGCGAGACGCCGCCCACCGGCCCGCCCTCGAGGAGGACGGTCACGGCCACGCCCCGCTCGCGGGCGCGGATGAGGTCTTCTGCCATGCCCCGGTCGGTGAACTCGTAGACGTTTGCGAGGATCTCGTGCTGTGCGCGCGCAACGGCCGCCGAGAAGGCCCCATACGAGCAGTCCGGAGCGACGAACGCGGTCACCGCGACGTTCTCGAAGGTCGCGGGCATAAAACGGGACTGGCCGATGAAGAAGGGGCGCGGGTCCCAGACGCCGTCCTCGAAGTAATGGACCTGCCCCTGCCGGGGCCGGACGTCGGCGGGCCAGGCGACCTGCTGGACCAGGGTGGTCCCGTGGTAGAGGAGGAGCTCGTCGGCCTGGTTCGCCATCAGGAGGTTCCCGTTTTGGATCACGTCCGGTATGCGTTCCGTCCGTCCCTCCATCTCGAAGTCGGGGGGGTAGCCGTGGGTCTGCTCGAAGGCCGGGCCGCTCCGCGCGATTATCAGCCGCCCGTCGATCCTCGTTCCCGCCGGGAACCGGAACCCGCCCTCGCCGTCCGAGACGACGAACCCGTCGAGCACCCCCTTCCCCTCGATCACCAGGTACTCGTCGAGGTCGCCGGCAAGATAGGGGTCGGGACAGAACTCGACGATCGCGATACCGCCGGCCGTGCCGGCGATGAGGCAGAGGAGCAGTACGGCCGCGAGGATCCGGCGCATACGCAGGGTTATGTAGCGGCCGGTTTAATAGCAAAGCGATATGAGCATGCTCGCGCCCCCGCTGGTCGTCAAGGTCGGCGGGAGCCTCTTTGACCGGGTCGGTCACCTGCTCGCCGCCTTCCGCGAAGTCGGCCGCCCGGTGCTGATCGTCCCCGGCGGCGGGAAGTTCGCCGACCTCGTCCGGCGCCTGAACGTCTCCGACACCACCGCCCACTGGATGGCGATCGCCGGCATGGAGCAGTTCGGGTGGTACATCGCCTCGCAGGGGATCCCGGCGACCTCCGCGATCGCCCTGCCGACGGAGGTGACGGTCCTCCTCCCCTACTGTGCTCTCCGCCGGGCCGACCCCCTCCCCCACTCCTGGAACGTCACCTCCGATACCATCGCCGCGTGGGTCGCGGACGAGCTCTCCGCCGACCTCCTCCTCTTAAAGTCGGTCGACGGCATCCATCGCCGCGGCAAGCTCCTGCCGCGGGTCGAGGACCCCGATCTTGCCGCCGACGAGGTCGATCCCGCGTTCATCCGGTTCGTCTTTCAGCACGGTCTGAAGGCGCGGGTGGTCAGCGGGAGACACGACGACCGGATCCGCCGTGCTCTCCTCGACGAGGAGGTCATCGGGACGCTCATCGATCCGAGATTTTAATTGCCGCGGGGGAGATATGATAAGTTACTCTTTCGAGGAAAAACGATGACAGCGCAAGACCGATGTACCTCCTGCAACGCCACGCTGGCCGAGGAAGGCTCCACCTGGTTCCCGTGCCCTGAGTGCGCGCACGAGATCAACAGGTGCTACCGGTGCAGGGAACAGAGCATAGCCTATACATGTCCGAAGTGCGGGTTCCAGGGGCCATGACCGATGGGAAACGTAGCCATCATCTTAAGAGTCATGCCCGAATCCCCCGACGTCGACCGTGACGCGCTTCAGGCCGCGATCCGGGCGGTCGTCCCTGCCCAGGAGATCCGCGAAGAGCCGATCGGCTTTGGCCTCGTGGCACTGAAAACCGTCGTCGTCGTCCCCGACAAAGCCGGGGCTCCTGACGAAGTCGAAACAGCGCTCCAGAACCTTGAAGGTGTCGCAAGCGCAGAGATCGTCGAATCCACGCTCGTTTGAGCGGATTCGTATACCTTTTTTTCCGGCTTACCGGGCCTCTTCGAGCCGTTCCATCACTTCGGCGGTGACCTTCTTGATCTTTGCGACGGATTCGCGGAACCCCGCAACCTCGTCGCCCTCGAGACTGATAGGCACCGGGAAGACACCGTTTCTGTTGATCCGGGCGGGCACGCCGATACAGACGTCGCCGATCCCGTGGATCTCGCTCGTGATGTGGCTGGATACCGTGAGGATCCGGTTCTCGTCGCCGAGGATCGTCCGGACAAGGGTTGCAATCGCTTCGCCCGGCCCGTAGACGGTAGCCCCTTTCCCCCTGATGATGGCCTCGCCGCTCGTCCTGACGGTATCGATCATCTCCTGCGCGGGCAGTCCCGAGAAGGTGGGCAGGTTGCTGATCCGGATGCCGCCGATCGTCGTCGCCGACCAGAGCGGGACCATGCTCTCGCCGTGCTCGCCGATGATACGGGTATGCACTTCGCTGACATGGACGCGGAAGTAGCGCGCGATCAGGGACTTCAGGCGCATGGAGTCCAGATGTGTCCCGAGCCCGAAGACCTGCCTCGGTTTGAACCCCGAATACTTCAGGGCGACCGCGGTCATGGCGTCGACGGGATTCGTGACGAGGAAGAGAAGAGCGTCCGGCGCGCACCGGCCGATGATCTCGGCGGTATCGGCCGTGATCTTTGCGTTCTCAAAAGCGAGGTCGTTCCTATCCTGGCCGGGCCTGCGCGGCATTCCTGCTGCGGAGATGATGACATCCGAGCCCTCTGCGTCCGAGATTGCGGTGCTGTAGGAGAGCCGGACATCGGTGCCCCGTGCAGCGAATGAATCAGAGAGGTCACGGCAGCAGCCCGCGAGAAAATCTTCGCGTCCGGGCCTCCCGACGAGCAGCATGTCGCTGACGTACGGGATCTCGGAGATGGTATGGGCCGCAAATACGCCGACGTTCCCTGTAGCCCCAAGAATCGTTACTTTTGCCATGGAGATCGCCGTTGGGGACGCGTCCTCGGTCGACCGTGCGCACAGGCATTCACCGCTGCATCCCTCCTCCACCCCGCAACCCCATGGGCGCCGAACGTCCACGGTAAGTCTGCTCCCTTCCGGGCCTGAACCGGTACCCGCGGCAAAAGGTCGCCGCCCCCTCCGGGGCTTTGGTTCCTTTCCGCCGACCTCATGGGACGAGGCTTCTCCGTCGGGACGCAACAGCTCCTGCAAGCCGCTGCGGCCTTCCTCGGACTTCGCCCCCCGCATGACGGCGGTTTCGGGTGATAGGTGACGCCGAGCCACCCAGGCTAGTCCCCGTATGTAGTGGTGTCTACGGGATAAAAATAGCTCCGCCCACCCTGGCCTGCCAGGCCCGGGTGATCCCCTCGATCTTCCCGGCATCCGCCTTCTCGAAGAGGTCGAGGGCGGCAAGATCGACCTCCGGCGGGAGGACGGCCGCAAGCAGCCGGAGGTCGCCCTGGTAGACCGCGGCCTCCCGCGCGCCCGCCGCGGTCGCGACGAGGACAGGGTCCTGCGCGACCGGATTTTGCCGGAGGTTCTCGTAGGACCGGAGGATCGTCACCTCTTCGATCCCGAGCGCCTCCCGGTTCGCCCGGAGGTTGCAGGCGGTCCAGTACGCGGCGGCGTACCAGGCGTCGTTATAGATCACGCGGGGAACGCCTGCGCGGCCGGCGGCAAGGCCGAGGGTTCCCGCGCCCGAGCAGGCGTCGACGAAGGTCCGGGGCCGGCGGCGGGCGATCTCCCGCTCGAGGGAGAGGATCTTCTCGTTCCGGTCCCGGGGGAACTCGACGTGCAGGACGGACTGCTGCTTGTAGACGACGACCGGGCCGCTCCGGGTCGGGAAGACGTCGGCCCGGACGTCGCAGCCGGCGAGCAGGGTGTAGGTCTGCGGCGCCGCGTCGGTATCCCTGACGCCCGGCGTCCCGGCGTCCGTCCGGACGACGCCCCGGACTTCCGGAACTTCGGCGAGCAGCCGGGCGGCCGCCCGCTCCCCGACCGACCGCGAGAGGAGGACGAGCGACCGGGGCGGGAGGTAGGGGGCTCTCCGCATCGGGACGCCGGGGTGGACGAGCGGCATCCCGACGGCCGCGAGGGGTTCGGTCCCGGCAAGGTCGCCCTCGGCGGCCATGATCCGGTAGATCCCGGCGAAGACCTCGTCGATGAACCGCTTCCCGCAGGCGGGGCAGGGCTCGGCCGTGCCGATATCGGGCGGAGGGCTCCTTTTATCGTAGACGAGCCCCATGCAGTCGGGACAGGGGGCGAAGCGCTCCGGGAGCTCTGCGAGGAGTGTGCGGGCGTCGGTGACGCAGTCGTGCCCGCAGACGGGACAGTGCATACCCGAAGGGTTGGGGGCCGCGGTATATACGTATTTCATGCCGCCTGCGGCGGGACCAGGAGCCCCTCCCTGAGCCAGCCCCAGGCGTCCCGGAGACGGTTCTCGGGAAAGTATCGGACGTCGATGCCGTTGAACCCCACAAAGAGCCCCGGCATGTGGTTCATCCACTCCCGCCACCGCTCGCCGCCGACGATGGCGATCCGGTCGACCCGCTCGATCCCGGGCCACTGCCTGAAGTCGTCCCAGGCCTCGCCGGGCCTCCAGCTCCGGAACCCCTCGATCTTGAAGAGGAGCCGGACGTTCCGGTTTTCGCTCATCGCTCGTTCGAGGTCCGGGATCAGGATGGTGGTATAGTCGATCTCGCTCAGTTTTCCGTCGAACCGGAAGCCGAGAATACTTCCTGAACTTTCCTTCATCCGGTCAAGCATGGGTGCCTCTATGGGCCCCGGAAGAAAAAAAGGTATGGCCTGTCGGCGGTCTCCTGCTCCGGCATGGCGTCTGCAGACGGGATCCGGATCCCCTGCCGCCGTCCTCCTCGTGCGTTGCGGCGAAGGGGGCGGGCGTTCCGGAAACTACGGGCTCTGTTCGGCCGGCTCCATCAACGCCGCGAGCCAGCGGGTGTCGTCTACGGCACCGAGCACCGCCTTTGCGAAGAGCGCCAGCGGCACGGCGAGGAAGAGGCCGGGGACGCCGAGCACCAGGAACCAGAAGAAGACCGAGAGGATGATGACGAGCGGGGAGAGGCCGAGTTCTTCTTCTGCGGGGTGCGGGGCGAGGAG encodes:
- a CDS encoding winged helix-turn-helix domain-containing protein, coding for MDDVNLPPSSKKILLLLEDGGALTHKELVRLSSLAPRTVRYALKRLKDNDMIVEKFNFRDARQILYEYKDSRLVPVQ
- a CDS encoding transcriptional regulator, yielding MTEPPSCDIMRCDTLARMPLPQMRAEMVYRLVNERGISQSEASKRLGISRAAISQYMSRKRGFSRQDFPGDLDTVIERWVSAVASGEGTITICDVCRSTDLPGRR
- a CDS encoding ferredoxin-thioredoxin reductase catalytic domain-containing protein; the encoded protein is MPDTTSEAEVERLMRDLDREAAAGGYHLNPDKEFTRGLVRGLLANRERYGYISCPCRLASGNREEDLDIICPCDYRDPDLTDYGACYCALYVTADVEAGVRAAGPVPERRPGPAERQRQKEERAAVGRIPDGLRYPVWRCRVCGYLCARDEPPETCPICRVPRDRFERFI
- a CDS encoding amino acid kinase family protein, with the translated sequence MSMLAPPLVVKVGGSLFDRVGHLLAAFREVGRPVLIVPGGGKFADLVRRLNVSDTTAHWMAIAGMEQFGWYIASQGIPATSAIALPTEVTVLLPYCALRRADPLPHSWNVTSDTIAAWVADELSADLLLLKSVDGIHRRGKLLPRVEDPDLAADEVDPAFIRFVFQHGLKARVVSGRHDDRIRRALLDEEVIGTLIDPRF
- a CDS encoding glutaredoxin family protein, which codes for MQHVPGVDRGRVFLYALSTCGWCARTKEFLTDLGVGFSYVYVDLLAGEERERMIREVERWNPQLSFPTVVVNDTKVIVGFREDEIREAVGA
- a CDS encoding malate dehydrogenase → MAKVTILGATGNVGVFAAHTISEIPYVSDMLLVGRPGREDFLAGCCRDLSDSFAARGTDVRLSYSTAISDAEGSDVIISAAGMPRRPGQDRNDLAFENAKITADTAEIIGRCAPDALLFLVTNPVDAMTAVALKYSGFKPRQVFGLGTHLDSMRLKSLIARYFRVHVSEVHTRIIGEHGESMVPLWSATTIGGIRISNLPTFSGLPAQEMIDTVRTSGEAIIRGKGATVYGPGEAIATLVRTILGDENRILTVSSHITSEIHGIGDVCIGVPARINRNGVFPVPISLEGDEVAGFRESVAKIKKVTAEVMERLEEAR
- the codB gene encoding cytosine permease, giving the protein MIRAEGGGEEAGRSGTEDYPLSAVPDEARQGFWPVTLVLLGFTFFSATIWGGASLGAAFPLWPDLAAIILCGNAILAAYVAGLGYVGYRSGLSTVLSARFAFGDIGSRWADALLGLTQIGWYAWGTATIAIVLGRLLGLDPWFLAPLMAIFGLGFCLTACIGYRGLAALSRVAVPAMLLLIVASVAVALRDAGSGAAPVAAGTLTVAEALTIVVGTFVSGGTQVANWTRFAGSGRAAVISVLLAFLVGNTLMVAVGAIGAAVYGLSDIVDVLAVQGLLLAGVLLLFLNIWTTQDNTIYNFSVAGCHFFRTERRRLVTSAGAAAGTLLALLGMYDWLIPYMVTMGVLIPPLGGVIMADFFIGRRGRYPPFEEGAVPRFNRRGLAAYAAGSLAAAVIPGIPPVNGIVAAFLVYALLTRLR
- a CDS encoding zinc finger domain-containing protein; protein product: MTAQDRCTSCNATLAEEGSTWFPCPECAHEINRCYRCREQSIAYTCPKCGFQGP
- a CDS encoding phospholipase D-like domain-containing protein, giving the protein MRRILAAVLLLCLIAGTAGGIAIVEFCPDPYLAGDLDEYLVIEGKGVLDGFVVSDGEGGFRFPAGTRIDGRLIIARSGPAFEQTHGYPPDFEMEGRTERIPDVIQNGNLLMANQADELLLYHGTTLVQQVAWPADVRPRQGQVHYFEDGVWDPRPFFIGQSRFMPATFENVAVTAFVAPDCSYGAFSAAVARAQHEILANVYEFTDRGMAEDLIRARERGVAVTVLLEGGPVGGVSPEGRAVAGALNRSGIVVLSMETTDAAHARYRYDHAKYLVIDRRLVLIGSENFKPGGYPVPGLQGNRGWGACLEDAGLAAYFRDVFLSDAAGRDIVPFRGTEAELRTPWAPAYTVEFAACRAEGARVTPVLSPDTSALILDLIEGAEESIAIEQAYITNETTYELNPYLAAAIDASRRGVAVRVLLDAAWFNTADDADNDEMVGLINRIAAAEGLPLEARLADLEANNLAKIHNKGVVVDEKAVLVSSVNWNANSPAFNREAGVIIEHPGIAAYYAEVFEDDWDAAGEAGTGRVGGLDRLKLMAAACILIGLAVLYLYRRRRT
- a CDS encoding SpoIIAA family protein codes for the protein MLDRMKESSGSILGFRFDGKLSEIDYTTILIPDLERAMSENRNVRLLFKIEGFRSWRPGEAWDDFRQWPGIERVDRIAIVGGERWREWMNHMPGLFVGFNGIDVRYFPENRLRDAWGWLREGLLVPPQAA
- a CDS encoding elongation factor 1-beta, with the translated sequence MGNVAIILRVMPESPDVDRDALQAAIRAVVPAQEIREEPIGFGLVALKTVVVVPDKAGAPDEVETALQNLEGVASAEIVESTLV
- a CDS encoding MBL fold metallo-hydrolase, whose amino-acid sequence is MLEDQRWQPVPGTAGAEIYPFLRKPDVTCSNAYVIRTPGEILIVDTGADAGQMDRILELVEETIREAPRPVFLFITHCHADHCYQAIRDRRFRSLPDLTVAAEEEGARALESADPARTVAEIMGWEVEPLPVGLPLLTVRDREALEAGDGIVLHRQRIPLRSGDTLHVYHTPGHSDDSICIRFGDLLFIGDLLFATSPGVAGLVGWDQPALLATVGRVRWILACEPVSLCCPGHGRCVPAAAMPALLDRLAGDAGRLSDIGTFDRQRLDDSLEHAVDLLQEASRIFSVIAGRLYALAYRLDDLGEAEEARRYLDLLESDRIDEFLAEFSRFVDEFRAGEKLEVQLVLKAVQVIQRIEAHFAGDRLNHVVDASLLRRAGRLLTDFMNTIMGYRETACLSAVDLPPVLRDLVGGISTPPFSDEAFIEAADDPAAYRDGLVARLAYLPLFEGVDLSVETDGPLPPVLVDRERFFDEVVGVLEDLAAAGAREVRLSLRQEGDRIGLRVRGPAPLSGRKLRFYRRKFGLAGASLDPGADGAALLLLLRPAAS